Proteins encoded in a region of the Streptomyces sp. NBC_00310 genome:
- a CDS encoding ABC transporter permease, with translation MYDPTVARLTYRALLGRRRALILSALPALLIVLSVAVRGLSGADDQVAADLLGGFALATMVPIIGVIAGTGAIGPEIDDGSVVYLLAKPVKRPTIIFTKLIVAIAVTMAFSAIPTLLAGLILNGNGQQIAVAYTVAALVASIAYAAMFLLLGTVTRHAVVFGLVYALVWETLFGSLVDGARTLSVQQWALAVAQKVTDGGLVTSDVGLPTAVVLLTVVTAGATWYAGQKLRTLKLAGEE, from the coding sequence ATGTACGACCCCACAGTCGCCCGGCTCACCTACCGGGCCCTGCTCGGCCGCCGTCGGGCCCTCATTCTCAGCGCGCTGCCTGCCCTGTTGATCGTGCTCTCCGTGGCCGTGCGTGGCCTGAGCGGCGCCGACGACCAGGTGGCCGCGGACCTCCTCGGCGGATTCGCGCTCGCCACGATGGTGCCGATCATCGGCGTCATCGCGGGAACGGGCGCGATCGGGCCGGAGATCGACGACGGCTCGGTGGTGTATCTGCTGGCCAAGCCGGTGAAGCGGCCGACGATCATCTTCACCAAGCTGATCGTGGCGATCGCGGTGACGATGGCGTTCTCGGCCATACCGACACTGCTCGCCGGCCTGATCCTGAACGGCAACGGACAGCAGATCGCGGTCGCGTACACGGTGGCGGCGCTGGTCGCCTCGATCGCGTACGCGGCGATGTTCCTGCTCCTCGGGACGGTCACCCGGCACGCGGTCGTCTTCGGGCTCGTGTACGCGCTCGTCTGGGAGACCCTCTTCGGGTCCCTGGTGGACGGGGCGCGCACGCTCAGCGTCCAGCAGTGGGCGCTCGCCGTCGCCCAAAAGGTCACCGACGGGGGCCTGGTGACCTCGGACGTGGGGCTGCCGACCGCGGTGGTTCTGTTGACGGTGGTCACAGCGGGCGCGACCTGGTACGCCGGGCAGAAGCTGCGGACGCTGAAGCTGGCCGGCGAGGAGTGA
- a CDS encoding SGM_3592 family protein: protein MTDSTVGDGAGAGAGPGAEGGSGPVPGSGAGNTGEDVWDDLVLDEDFIRSAETDEPSARARMLAARWRQQAPDPQPWRSDEPPAGWFFSKARRRKWRRR, encoded by the coding sequence GTGACCGACAGCACGGTTGGGGACGGAGCAGGCGCTGGGGCTGGACCGGGCGCCGAGGGCGGATCCGGACCGGTGCCGGGATCCGGAGCCGGGAACACGGGCGAGGATGTCTGGGACGACCTCGTTCTGGACGAGGACTTCATACGGTCCGCTGAGACGGACGAACCTTCGGCGCGGGCCCGGATGCTCGCCGCGCGTTGGCGGCAGCAGGCCCCCGACCCCCAGCCTTGGCGCTCGGACGAGCCGCCCGCCGGGTGGTTCTTCAGCAAGGCGCGACGCCGCAAGTGGCGCCGCCGGTGA